A section of the Scleropages formosus chromosome 12, fSclFor1.1, whole genome shotgun sequence genome encodes:
- the ahr2 gene encoding aryl hydrocarbon receptor 2, giving the protein MLGTAGVYAVKKRKKPVQKTPKPPPPDGTKSNPSKRHRDRLNGELDKLTGLLPFSEEVRARLDKLSVLRLSVGYLKAKSFFSATVKKSGAGWSQGGRLSAPVIDGVGFSEGDLLLQALNGFILVITAEGYVFYSSPTIQDYLGFHQSDVIHQSVFELIHTDDRSMFKRQLHFALDPSQGDEAVAQEGAQNGSEVTSVVAYDPQRIPPENSSFLERSFCCRFRCLLDNSSGFLALNFHGRLKYLHGQSKMAEDGTVAHPQLALFVIAAPVQPPSVMEIRTKTLIFQTKHKLDFTPLGIDTRGKVVLGYNEIELCMRGSGYQFIHAADMMHCADNHIRMIKTGESGLTVFRLLTKTEGWVWVQANARLVFKGGRPDFIIARQRALTNEEGEEHLRQRRMQLPFNLTTGEAVLYETGPTLDMPDINGRAKMQKMSDGQAIDPDSLLGLMLKQDQSAYLKQSESQFSLDQVFMDSRALLNVPSDAWQQGTLDSSVNEETPVKAMLDTLEQILEDQDTLKDLDIDEAELEEWENALLSMNTSSSSRSVELDDILTEDIFSFVANTMLKDNGTSQGLISSKQLSSLGALNSDFCSQVASAGAPECLSVLDLQDTAQPNNQVIIQQNSALFGGLQNEITPDPQTGFMGIGGEATVGRRNAPVSVEEIMLFGPQAPIDLNDPTLQTQPDGMFTQFWDTLKLSHPNDSNSLMAFDPALAGSSAQMQSQIMPGASGLQSVFSPAKQNHLPACPQQSKQPASCGPVSLSVQNSLLPTMAAQPMAFQQYGAFNTPSNVAPSQDSQWFPSIPNTNFTDTLRETSVPSLALQQQPDLSSSPTTGYQGHLSVQAQNSRTARLQTWEQQKHASPVVYNGLPVSCRQARDYQGTPLAPANPQSYSGTYGPLNMTSGVCLPQEDKVDVPQPVTSSCMFENGSSSPINGMRLGHSGLFSCQKASLPNGPNPPLASCEFQSKIIVPGVNPAAVAPEEVGMASLSCRMVPGFSPEGLRGQQQYVGCNGQTQIATHLTDENAQFALLPLSNGTQIFSQSSQTNCCDY; this is encoded by the exons CCACCGTGAAGAAGAGCGGCGCCGGGTGGTCCCAGGGGGGCCGGCTGAGCGCGCCCGTCATCGATGGGGTGGGCTTCTCCGAAGGGGACCTCCTGCTCCAG GCCCTCAACGGCTTCATCCTGGTGATCACCGCTGAGGGGTACGTCTTCTACAGCTCCCCCACCATCCAGGACTACCTGGGCTTCCATCAG TCCGACGTGATCCACCAGAGTGTCTTCGAGCTCATCCACACAGACGACCGCTCCATGTTCAAGAGGCAGCTGCACTTTGCCCTCGATCCCAGCCAGGGCGACGAGGCCGTCGCCCAAGAAG GTGCGCAGAACGGCAGCGAGGTCACGAGCGTGGTGGCCTACGACCCCCAGCGCATCCCCCCGGAGAACTCCTCCTTCCTGGAGAGGAGCTTCTGCTGCCGTTTCCGCTGCCTCCTGGACAACTCCTCCGGCTTCCTG GCACTCAACTTCCACGGCCGGCTGAAGTATCTCCACGGGCAGAGCAAGATGGCTGAGGACGGAACCGTGGCGCACCCTCAGCTGGCCCTGTTCGTCATCGCCGCCCCCGTGCAGCCGCCCTCAGTCATGGAGATCAGGACCAAGACGCTCATCTTCCAGACCAAGCACAAGCTGGACTTCACGCCCCTGGGCATTGACACCAG AGGGAAGGTGGTCCTGGGATACAATGAAATTGAGCTGTGCATGCGAGGCTCTGGGTATCAGTTCATTCACGCCGCCGATATGATGCACTGCGCAGACAACCATATCAGGA TGATCAAAACCGGAGAAAGTGGCCTCACGGTATTCAGGCTGCTGACCAAGACGGAGGGATGGGTCTGGGTTCAAGCCAACGCTCGGCTCGTGTTCAAGGGGGGACGGCCCGATTTCATCATTGCGCGCCAAAGAGCCTTAAC CAATGAAGAAGGTGAGGAGCACCTCAGACAGAGGAGAATGCAGCTACCCTTCAACCTCACGACTGGCGAGGCCGTCCTGTATGAAACCGGTCCCACTCTGGACATGCCGGACATCAACGGCAGGGCTAAGATGCAGAAGATGTCTGACGGGCAGGCCATCGATCCCGATTCTCTCCTTGGCCTCATGCTGAAGCAGGACCAGTCGGCTTACCTCAAGCAGTCCGAATCTCAGTTCTCCTTGGACCAGGTCTTCATGGACAGCCGTGCCCTACTCAACGTCCCCAGCGACGCCTGGCAGCAAGGAACCCTTGATAGCAGTGTCAACGAGGAAACCCCGGTCAAGGCCATGTTGGACACTCTGGAACAGATCCTTGAAGATCAGGACACCCTGAAGGACCTGGACATAGACGAAGCAGAGCTGGAAGAGTGGGAGAACGCCCTGCTCAGTATGAACACTAGCAGTAGCAGCAGATCAGTAGAGCTCGATGACATCCTCACTGAAGATATCTTCTCCTTCGTGGCAAACACCATGCTCAAAGACAATGGCACAAGCCAGGGCTTGATCAGTTCCAAGCAGCTCAGCTCCCTGGGAGCCCTCAACTCCGACTTTTGCAGCCAGGTGGCGTCTGCAGGAGCTCCAGAGTGTCTATCAGTGTTGGACTTGCAGGACACTGCACAACCAAATAACCAGGTCATCATCCAGCAAAACTCGGCCTTGTTTGGGGGACTTCAGAATGAGATTACGCCCGATCCCCAGACTGGGTTCATGGGAATAGGTGGGGAGGCCACGGTCGGGAGAAGAAACGCACCCGTCAGTGTGGAGGAGATCATGCTTTTTGGTCCCCAGGCACCCATCGACCTGAATGACCCCACACTGCAGACACAGCCAGATGGCATGTTCACCCAGTTTTGGGACACTCTAAAACTCAGCCACCCGAACGACTCAAACAGCCTCATGGCCTTTGACCCTGCACTGGCAGGCTCTAGTGCCCAGATGCAGAGCCAGATTATGCCAGGAGCATCTGGTTTGCAGTCCGTTTTTAGTCCCGCTAAGCAGAATCATTTGCCCGCCTGCCCGCAGCAGTCCAAGCAACCAGCATCTTGCGGTCCCGTGTCTCTTTCTGTCCAGAACTCCTTGCTGCCCACGATGGCAGCACAGCCGATGGCATTCCAGCAGTACGGTGCCTTTAACACACCCAGTAACGTGGCCCCCAGTCAGGATAGCCAGTGGTTCCCCTCCATCCCCAACACTAACTTCACCGACACTTTGCGGGAAACCTCCGTCCCAAGCCTTGCGCTCCAGCAGCAACCCGACTTGAGTTCCTCACCAACCACTGGCTACCAAGGACACCTTTCAGTTCAGGCCCAGAACAGTCGGACTGCAAGGCTTCAGACCTGGGAGCAGCAAAAGCACGCCTCTCCCGTGGTGTACAATGGACTGCCCGTGTCTTGCAGACAAGCCAGAGACTACCAAGGGACCCCTCTCGCTCCAGCGAACCCCCAGAGCTACAGTGGCACCTATGGACCCTTGAACATGACCAGTGGAGTCTGCCTTCCCCAGGAGGACAAGGTGGACGTCCCACAGCCAGTGACGAGCAGCTGCATGTTTGAGAACGGCTCGTCCTCCCCCATCAACGGCATGCGGCTCGGTCACTCGGGACTCTTCTCGTGTCAGAAGGCGAGTCTTCCGAACGGTCCCAATCCGCCACTGGCGTCGTGCGAATTCCAGAGCAAAATCATCGTTCCCGGCGTCAACCCGGCCGCAGTGGCTCCCGAGGAGGTGGGAATGGCGAGCTTGTCGTGTAGGATGGTCCCCGGCTTCTCCCCGGAGGGTCTTCGGGGCCAGCAGCAGTATGTCGGCTGCAACGGACAGACACAG ATTGCTACCCACCTGACGGATGAAAATGCACAATTTGCCCTCCTTCCCCTCTCCAACGGGACTCAGATTTTCTCACAGAGCAGCCAGACCAACTGCTGTGACTACTAG